AACATGACCGGATCCCGGTATGTCCTTTTAATCCTGATCATTTCGATGATTACGCCGGGCGGAATCCCGGCGCAACCCGCCGATCGCACCCTGCCCTATCGGGATCCTAGCCTCGCGGTGGAGACGCGGGTCCAGGACCTTCTCAAACGGATGACCCTGGAGGAAAAGCTCTGGCAGCTCTTCATGGCTCCCGGCGATCCGGCGGAGGAGCCGGAGACCTTTCGTCACGGGGTATTCGGGCTGCAATTCGCCACGCGCGCTACGGGTGGGGGCGCAGCCCAGCAGATGCTGGCATACGGGAGTACTGCCTCCGCAGCAGCCATGGCGGCGCAGATCAACGCCGCGCAACGATTCTTCGTCACGGAGACCCGTCTGGGGATTCCCATCATCCCCTTCGATGAAGCCCTGCATGGTCTGGTCCGCGAAGGCGCTACGGCCTTTCCGCAGGCCATCGGGCTGGCAGCCACCTGGGATCCGGAGCTGATACAGCGCGTCGCTGCGGCCATCGCCCGTGAAACCCGGTCCCGCGGCATCCGCCAGGTGCTCTCGCCGGTGGTCAATCTGGCTACTGATGTGCGCTGGGGCAGGGTGGAGGAGAGCTATGGCGAAGATCCATTCCTCGCTTCGGTTATGGGCGCCGCGTTCGTGCAACCGTTTGAAGAAGCCGGCGTCATCACCACGCCCAAACATTTCGCGGTCAACCACGGCGCAGGCGGCCGCGACAGCTATCCCATCCACTTCAACGATCGGCTCCTCGAGGAGGTCTATTTCCCGCCTTTCCGGAGCTGCATCGACCAGGGCGGCGCCCGCTCGCTGATGATCGCCTACAACAGCCTTGACGGCCGGCCGTGCACAGCCCATGACAGGCTCCTCAACGGGATACTAAAGGGCACCTGGGGGTTCCGGGGTTTTGTCATCTCCGACGCAGGTGCAGTCGGCGGGATGGTCGATCTGCACCACATCGCGACTGATTATGAAGCCGCGGTCAAGGAGGCCTTCGAGAACGGCCTCGACGTCCTATTTCAGTCGACAGCCGGCCATTTTCCGCTGTTTTTCACCCGCGCCCTCAACGGCGGCTACATCGACGGCCTTGTCATCGATCGCGCCGTCGCCCGTGTGCTGCGCGCCAAGTTCGAGCTGGGGTTGTTCGAAACACCCTATGTGGATCCGGCGGAGGCCGGGCGCCTCAATGGCCAAACCAGCCACCGCGACCTCTCGCGCCAGGCAGCCCGCGAGAGCATCGTGCTGCTGAAAAATCGCAATGCGCTGCTGCCCCTTTCGCGGGCGATCAGGACCCTGGCCGTCATCGGCCCGGATGCGGCGGAGGCGCGGTTCGGGGGTTACAGTGGCCCCGGCAACCGGCCGGTCTCGATTCTAGAGGGCCTGCGCGCTCGGGCCGGCGGCCTGGTTCAGGTACGCTATGCACCGGGCTGCAACCGGGAGCAGAAGGAGGTGGAGACGGTTCCGGAGCGCTGGCTGCGGCACGCCGCTGCGGAGCGGACGGGCGCGTCTCTGCCGGGCGCACCGCGCCCGGCGACGCTCAAGGCAATGGAAGGATCCGCAGGGCTCATCGGCCGCTACTGGGACAATCCCGATTATGCCGGCTCGCCGCGCTTTGAGCGCTTCGACCCGCAGATCGATTTCAACTGGACCCTCTTTGCGCCGCACGCCACCCTCAACCGCGAGTGGTTCAGTGTCAGCTGGCAAGGCGAGCTGGTCGCCCCGCTCAGCGGCACTGTGCGCCTCGGTCTCGAGGGCAACGACGGCTTCCGGCTCTATTTTAACGACTCGCTGGTCATCGAGAACCCAGGGAAGGGCTCCTGGCATCGTATCCTGGTGCCGGTGCAGATGCGCAAGAACCTGTCGTATCCCATCAGGGTCGAATTCTGTGAGCGGAGCGGTGGCGGACAGATCCGGTTGTGCTGGGATTATGACGTGAAGGAGAGCAGCCGGAAGCAGATCGCGGAAGCAGCCGCGGCCGCGCGCGGCTGCGATGTGGCGCTGGTTTGCGTCGGCATTATTGAGGGCGAGGGGCACGACCGCGCTTCCCTGGCCCTGCCCGGCCTGCAGGAAGAATTGATCCATGCGGTGGCCACCACCGGTGTGCCCATGGTGGTGCTACTCACCGGCGGCA
Above is a window of bacterium DNA encoding:
- a CDS encoding glycoside hydrolase family 3 C-terminal domain-containing protein, whose product is MTGSRYVLLILIISMITPGGIPAQPADRTLPYRDPSLAVETRVQDLLKRMTLEEKLWQLFMAPGDPAEEPETFRHGVFGLQFATRATGGGAAQQMLAYGSTASAAAMAAQINAAQRFFVTETRLGIPIIPFDEALHGLVREGATAFPQAIGLAATWDPELIQRVAAAIARETRSRGIRQVLSPVVNLATDVRWGRVEESYGEDPFLASVMGAAFVQPFEEAGVITTPKHFAVNHGAGGRDSYPIHFNDRLLEEVYFPPFRSCIDQGGARSLMIAYNSLDGRPCTAHDRLLNGILKGTWGFRGFVISDAGAVGGMVDLHHIATDYEAAVKEAFENGLDVLFQSTAGHFPLFFTRALNGGYIDGLVIDRAVARVLRAKFELGLFETPYVDPAEAGRLNGQTSHRDLSRQAARESIVLLKNRNALLPLSRAIRTLAVIGPDAAEARFGGYSGPGNRPVSILEGLRARAGGLVQVRYAPGCNREQKEVETVPERWLRHAAAERTGASLPGAPRPATLKAMEGSAGLIGRYWDNPDYAGSPRFERFDPQIDFNWTLFAPHATLNREWFSVSWQGELVAPLSGTVRLGLEGNDGFRLYFNDSLVIENPGKGSWHRILVPVQMRKNLSYPIRVEFCERSGGGQIRLCWDYDVKESSRKQIAEAAAAARGCDVALVCVGIIEGEGHDRASLALPGLQEELIHAVATTGVPMVVLLTGGSAVTMQRWLDQAKAVLALWYPGETGGEAVAEVLFGDYNPAGRLPITFPLAEGQLPLVYNHKPTGRLDSYHDLPGEPLFPFGYGLSYTTFAYTNLHLRPCGDSLAVTFTLRNAGIRAGEEVAQLYLEWVDAPIAQPVLALKAFTRILLAAGETKQVEWKLTPEQLTFLDTGLRPVRAHRVQVLVGASSRDIRLRGEITRGSR